Within Rhododendron vialii isolate Sample 1 chromosome 12a, ASM3025357v1, the genomic segment TTTATAACTTCGGTTTATCTCACCAATTACGGTACCCTATGTTATGTAGGTGTTTGAATAAGTAACAAACGGACCAACCACATGATAGGTAAAAATGTGTGGCCTAAATATCCTAATTATCTTCACCTTTAATTGTCATAAAATACTAACCTAATAAGCAAATACTACAAGCAAACCCGTTCCATGTATATCCATATGATGAAATAGACGTATACCCACATATCAATGATATAGACGTATTATTCAATAACACCAAAATAAAGTGACACTTTATCTACTTTATTTATGATCCAAACTAGCTAGGTCCTACGACTTCTATAGTGAAAGCCATTTTTTAACGTCTTGATCTTTTCATTATTTATGTAAGAAAATCCCTTAATTAGTTATCTTCAAGTGCTTCATCCAAACTATCTaaattttagtttgaattcaggataataaaaaaaaatgaaaagcaagaAACGTATTATTCGATCAATTACTTATCAAACTAAGAATGAATTGCTTaaattgctaaaaaaaaagccccattgaaataaatttttctgGTTATCAAAGTAATACATCCGACATGAACTTTACCGGATTTGATTCATGTTCACCTAGCCAGCTAGTATGAACATGAATGAGTATCGTCAAGGATGAAATCATAGAGGGTCTAGTGGCGGTGACTGCCACgataagaattttagaaaatgcaattattattatatgtaaaaaattttttttgcccaACTTATACTTGAAAACTCCACTTCGTATCGTATCTCATGCTATAAAATACTCGTAATTTCGCAGAATCAACTCAGAATCAAGATCTCTATCAAGACGATGAGAGAGGCAAATATCTGTTTACCAACTagtcaaaagagagagagagagagagagagagagagagagagagagatattaaAGGGCGCCAGATGGCGTTACTCAACAGGCGAATCGTAAATCGTCGTGATCctctcaaaactaacaaaactaACAAAGTCCGTCACACATGTACACCGTCAAACAACAGCACAGGTGGCAACCCGTGAGCTATTCCGAATTTCCTATAAAATGGGCAGGCATCAGGTAGGACAaatacactctctctctctctcatcactttTTCCCTAGGAGGAATTTCAGCTGTAACAGAAGTTTGAAGAATGGCAACTGAGGATCAGAAGTTCAAGGCCGGAGAAGCCAAGGACAAGGCCTCCCAGACGGCTCAAGCCGCCAAGGACCGGACCACCGAGTCCAAGGACCAAACCGGCAGTTACATCTCCAACACCGCCGGCGCGACCAGGGACAAGGCAGGGGAGGTGGTCCAGACGACCAAGGACTGGGCCATAGCCGGGAAAGACAAGACCACCAGCGCCCTCGGAAATGCGGCGGATCAGGTCAAGTGCGCGGCGATAGGCGCCACGGAGCAGGTCAAGAGCGCGGCGGTGGGCGCGACGGAGGCCGTGAAGAACACCTTTGGCATGGGTGCCAAAGACACTACCGCCGGAAAGGACAACAATTAATtagttttaattaattagtgttTGTTTTTGGTTTAGTATTGGTGTCGAATGGACGTCTTTGTTTCGAGTTGCCTTAAATTTGGAAGTGTTTTTCTTGATtattggtggtggtgttgtagtacttgtttttattttgtgttttgtaTTTGATTTGTTGGATTTCTTTGTTTCGAGTTGCCTCCTGAGATGATTGACTTTATCTTATTTGAGGAGGTTCATGTTTGAACCCttgaaaactctcaattttggCACACGTATGTTGTGCAAGATGCAAATGCGTTTGCAAACGTTGGTTGGTTGAGCGCAAACATGTCAAGACTTGTAGCGCTTAACTTTAGTGATTGccgtgaatcttgacttctaacTTTGTAGAGCGATTGTGTGCGATCTAAAGGGTAAATCACAAGTTGTTTTGTGATTTGTTACACGGTTGTGAACTAAGAATTTTCTAATCGTATAA encodes:
- the LOC131309773 gene encoding late embryogenesis abundant protein Dc3-like isoform X2; the encoded protein is MATEDQKFKAGEAKDKASQTAQAAKDRTTESKDQTGSYISNTAGATRDKAGEVVQTTKDWAIAGKDKTTSALGNAADQVKSAAVGATEAVKNTFGMGAKDTTAGKDNN
- the LOC131309773 gene encoding late embryogenesis abundant protein Dc3-like isoform X1: MATEDQKFKAGEAKDKASQTAQAAKDRTTESKDQTGSYISNTAGATRDKAGEVVQTTKDWAIAGKDKTTSALGNAADQVKCAAIGATEQVKSAAVGATEAVKNTFGMGAKDTTAGKDNN